Proteins from a single region of Actinomycetota bacterium:
- a CDS encoding MerR family transcriptional regulator, with protein MARGADRNDQAMYVISIAAELAGVHPQTLRVYERKGLVQPHRTEGNTRRYSERDIARLRRIQELTQEGINLAGVMRIIELERRLERTEARYEDALDELENVRQQVQEAIGARDRNSLVPLRDVRRVRRAMKADFLDQAGRRRTFAVPPVATE; from the coding sequence ATGGCAAGAGGGGCCGATCGCAACGATCAAGCGATGTATGTCATCTCGATCGCGGCCGAGCTGGCGGGGGTGCATCCGCAGACGCTCCGTGTCTACGAGCGTAAAGGCCTCGTGCAACCGCACCGGACCGAGGGGAACACCCGCCGTTACTCGGAGCGCGACATAGCTCGGCTGCGGCGGATCCAGGAGCTCACCCAGGAGGGCATAAACCTGGCGGGTGTGATGCGGATCATCGAGCTCGAGCGAAGGCTCGAGCGAACGGAAGCGCGTTACGAGGACGCGCTAGACGAGCTCGAGAACGTCAGACAGCAGGTGCAGGAAGCGATCGGGGCCCGCGACAGGAACTCGCTGGTGCCGCTGCGGGACGTCCGCCGGGTCCGCCGGGCGATGAAGGCCGACTTCCTCGACCAGGCCGGGCGCCGCCGCACGTTCGCGGTGCCGCCGGTCGCGACGGAATAG
- the clpB gene encoding ATP-dependent chaperone ClpB encodes MDINKLTLKSQEALAAAQKLAGDLNHQQVETAHLLAALIGEPEGVVFPILQKLGVAPRTLKTRLDAVLDRVPKVYGQVEIYLSQGLRSLLEAAFREAEGLGDAYVSTEHLLLALIEQGDESAQVLREAGVDKPKLLAALKEVRGSHRVTDQTPEEKYQALERFGRDLTEAARRGKLDPVIGRDEEIRRVIQVLSRRTKNNPVLIGEPGVGKTAIAEGLANRIVAGDVPESLKNKRLVSLDIGSMVAGSKYRGEFEERLKAVLKEIADSDGEIITFLDELHTVVGAGAAEGSVDAGNMIKPMLARGELRMIGATTLDEYRKHVEKDPALERRFQPVLVGEPSVPDTIAILRGLKERYEVHHGVRIQDSALVAAGVLSDRYVTGRFLPDKAIDLVDESASRLRIEIDSMPTEIDVLDRRAKQLEIEKAALAKETDAASKERLARLEEELAGLHEEMDGMKAHWEQEKTAIERIRSLKAEIEQVKGDAERAERDGDLGRAAELRYGKLVELDRELQVANEQLAELQSERKFLKEEVDEEDIAEVVARWTGIPVSKLMEGEVEKLVKMEDGLHRRVVGQDEAVEAVADAIRRARAGLGDPSRPIGSFIFLGPTGVGKTELARALAEFLFDDDRAMIRLDMSEYMEKHTVSRLIGAPPGYVGYDEGGQLTEAVRRRPYSVVLLDEIEKAHQDVFNTLLQILDDGRLTDGHGRVVDFKNTVVIMTSNLGSQWILSADESDQSMEDKVMATVRDHFKPEFLNRVDEIIVFHRLSMEHLERIVEIQLEGLSKRLAARNLELRLSDDAKRHLARQGYDPAYGARPLKRLIQRSIENELALKLLDGTFREGDVVHVDVEDDALVFVTEVLPAAV; translated from the coding sequence ATGGACATCAACAAGCTGACGCTGAAATCTCAAGAGGCTCTCGCCGCGGCTCAGAAGCTGGCGGGGGATCTGAACCACCAGCAGGTCGAGACCGCGCACCTGCTCGCGGCACTGATCGGCGAGCCGGAGGGGGTGGTCTTCCCGATCCTGCAGAAGCTCGGCGTGGCGCCGCGGACGCTGAAGACCCGGCTCGACGCCGTTCTCGACCGCGTCCCCAAGGTGTACGGACAGGTAGAGATCTACCTCTCCCAGGGCCTCCGGTCGTTGCTCGAGGCCGCTTTCCGCGAGGCGGAAGGTCTCGGCGATGCCTACGTCTCGACGGAGCACCTATTGCTCGCGCTGATCGAGCAGGGAGACGAGAGCGCGCAGGTATTGAGAGAGGCTGGGGTCGACAAGCCGAAGCTGCTCGCTGCTCTGAAGGAGGTGCGTGGATCGCACCGCGTTACCGACCAGACGCCGGAGGAGAAGTACCAGGCTCTGGAGCGGTTCGGGCGTGACCTCACCGAGGCAGCGCGGCGCGGGAAGCTCGATCCGGTGATCGGACGGGATGAAGAGATCCGCCGCGTGATCCAGGTTCTGTCCCGCCGCACGAAGAACAACCCCGTCCTGATCGGGGAGCCCGGCGTGGGTAAGACGGCGATCGCCGAGGGGCTGGCGAACCGGATCGTCGCGGGCGACGTGCCGGAATCGCTCAAGAACAAGCGGCTGGTGTCGCTTGACATCGGTTCGATGGTGGCGGGTTCCAAATACCGCGGTGAGTTCGAGGAGCGACTGAAAGCTGTGTTGAAGGAGATCGCGGACTCCGACGGCGAGATCATCACTTTCCTGGACGAGCTGCACACGGTCGTGGGTGCGGGGGCCGCCGAGGGTTCTGTCGATGCGGGCAACATGATCAAGCCGATGCTGGCGAGAGGCGAGCTGCGGATGATCGGCGCGACGACGCTCGACGAATACCGCAAGCACGTCGAGAAGGACCCCGCTCTCGAGCGACGCTTCCAACCGGTGTTGGTCGGAGAGCCGTCGGTGCCCGACACGATCGCGATCCTGCGCGGGCTGAAGGAGCGCTACGAGGTGCACCACGGTGTCCGGATCCAGGACTCCGCGCTCGTCGCGGCCGGGGTGCTTTCGGATCGCTATGTCACCGGGCGGTTCCTTCCCGACAAAGCGATCGACCTCGTGGACGAGTCCGCCTCGCGGCTCCGCATCGAGATCGACTCGATGCCGACGGAGATCGACGTGCTCGATCGGCGTGCGAAGCAGCTCGAGATCGAGAAGGCTGCTTTGGCCAAGGAGACCGACGCGGCGTCGAAGGAGCGGCTGGCGCGGCTCGAGGAAGAGCTCGCGGGGCTCCACGAAGAGATGGACGGGATGAAGGCGCACTGGGAGCAAGAGAAGACGGCGATCGAGCGCATCCGGTCCTTGAAGGCAGAGATCGAGCAGGTGAAGGGCGATGCCGAGCGCGCCGAGCGCGACGGCGACCTGGGGCGGGCTGCGGAGCTCCGCTACGGCAAGCTCGTCGAGCTCGACCGTGAGCTGCAGGTGGCGAACGAGCAGCTTGCCGAGCTACAGAGCGAGCGCAAGTTCCTGAAAGAGGAGGTCGACGAGGAAGACATCGCCGAGGTCGTGGCGCGCTGGACGGGCATCCCCGTGTCGAAGCTGATGGAGGGCGAGGTCGAGAAGCTCGTGAAGATGGAGGACGGGCTTCACCGGCGCGTCGTCGGGCAGGACGAGGCGGTGGAAGCGGTAGCCGACGCGATCCGGCGTGCCCGCGCCGGGCTGGGCGACCCAAGCCGGCCGATCGGGTCGTTCATATTCCTCGGCCCCACGGGTGTCGGAAAGACCGAGCTCGCCCGCGCGCTGGCGGAGTTCCTCTTCGACGACGACCGCGCCATGATCCGTCTCGACATGAGCGAGTACATGGAGAAGCACACGGTGAGCCGCCTGATCGGCGCGCCTCCGGGCTACGTCGGCTACGACGAGGGCGGCCAGCTGACGGAGGCGGTTCGCCGGCGGCCGTATTCGGTCGTGTTGCTCGACGAGATCGAGAAGGCGCACCAGGACGTCTTCAACACCCTGCTGCAGATCCTCGACGACGGCCGCCTCACGGACGGCCACGGCCGAGTGGTCGACTTCAAGAACACCGTCGTCATCATGACCTCGAACCTGGGGTCGCAGTGGATCCTGTCGGCCGACGAGTCAGATCAGTCGATGGAAGACAAAGTCATGGCGACCGTCCGCGATCACTTCAAGCCGGAGTTCCTCAACCGGGTGGACGAGATCATCGTGTTCCACCGGTTGTCGATGGAGCACCTGGAACGGATCGTCGAGATCCAGCTGGAAGGGCTGTCGAAGCGTCTTGCGGCGCGGAACCTCGAGCTGCGGTTGTCGGACGACGCGAAGCGCCACCTCGCGCGACAGGGTTACGACCCGGCCTACGGCGCGCGTCCGCTGAAGCGACTGATCCAGCGGAGCATCGAGAACGAGCTCGCGCTGAAGCTTCTCGATGGGACTTTCCGCGAGGGCGACGTGGTGCACGTGGACGTTGAGGACGACGCCCTGGTCTTCGTGACGGAGGTTCTGCCGGCGGCCGTTTAA
- a CDS encoding sigma-70 family RNA polymerase sigma factor: MDIEKGRDADEALRARRPAPLQPSSLRAGDIHMIRRLEQGDEGALRDAIQLFGPAVFTRAWRLLHDPALAEEVTQDVFVDLWTRPSRFDPGRGSLSGLLLAIARNKAVDRIRHLEVRRDGDDRSGRQQSLEAAASDERDHTGEGVVRRHHVRAALEQLSELQREIIVLVYFGGRTVREVAEQLGIPEGTAKTRLRDALINLRKDQELP; the protein is encoded by the coding sequence GTGGACATCGAGAAGGGGCGTGACGCGGACGAGGCTCTGCGCGCGCGCCGCCCCGCTCCGCTGCAGCCCTCTTCTCTACGCGCCGGAGATATCCACATGATCCGGCGCCTGGAACAAGGTGACGAGGGAGCTCTCAGGGACGCGATCCAGCTGTTCGGCCCCGCCGTCTTCACCAGGGCTTGGCGCCTCCTGCACGATCCCGCGCTCGCGGAGGAGGTCACGCAAGACGTCTTCGTCGACCTCTGGACGCGGCCGTCACGGTTCGATCCGGGGCGTGGCTCGTTGAGCGGCCTCCTGCTGGCGATCGCCCGGAACAAGGCGGTGGATCGGATCCGGCACCTCGAGGTCAGGCGCGACGGGGACGATCGTTCCGGCAGGCAGCAGTCGCTCGAGGCAGCCGCGAGCGACGAGCGGGACCACACCGGAGAGGGGGTGGTGAGGAGGCACCACGTGCGGGCGGCTCTCGAGCAGTTGAGCGAGCTCCAGCGGGAGATCATCGTCCTCGTGTACTTCGGAGGGCGCACCGTCCGCGAGGTGGCGGAGCAGCTGGGGATACCCGAGGGAACCGCCAAGACCCGACTTCGGGACGCGCTGATCAACCTGCGGAAGGACCAGGAGCTTCCGTGA
- a CDS encoding anti-sigma factor, with translation MTEATTAHDELRGLLAPYAIGVASSAEETRVRRHLESCQECLEELSLLEEGIHVLASADAAELPQGLEAKILATADAAEFPQGLEAKILATARAGRPRERARSRSRLAAAATVAAVTLAIAVAAGTAMWSRFRAANEELTRRNQALELLLREEGIALSGASALAKLVPRDGRAVFIASGLPEAPGSRVYQLWLKDGSRLVGVTTFESAGDAVVLELSRPFDEFDGALVTIEPEGGSRQPTGAPVVDSI, from the coding sequence GTGACCGAAGCAACCACCGCCCACGACGAGCTGAGAGGGCTGCTTGCGCCCTACGCGATAGGGGTGGCCTCCTCAGCCGAGGAGACTCGGGTGAGACGCCATCTGGAATCCTGCCAGGAGTGTCTGGAGGAGCTGTCGCTCCTGGAGGAGGGCATCCACGTGCTGGCCTCTGCTGACGCGGCAGAGCTTCCTCAGGGACTGGAGGCGAAGATCCTGGCGACCGCCGACGCGGCAGAGTTTCCTCAGGGACTGGAGGCGAAGATCCTGGCGACCGCTCGCGCGGGTCGTCCCCGGGAGCGGGCGCGCTCGCGCTCCCGCCTCGCGGCCGCGGCGACGGTCGCGGCCGTCACGCTGGCGATCGCTGTCGCCGCCGGAACCGCTATGTGGTCGAGGTTCCGGGCCGCCAATGAGGAGCTAACCAGGAGGAACCAGGCGCTCGAGCTTCTGTTGCGGGAAGAGGGGATCGCTCTCAGCGGCGCCTCTGCCCTCGCGAAGCTCGTTCCGCGCGATGGGCGGGCGGTTTTCATTGCCTCGGGTTTGCCCGAGGCCCCCGGCAGCCGGGTGTACCAGCTCTGGTTGAAGGACGGCTCGCGCCTCGTGGGCGTCACCACCTTTGAATCCGCCGGCGACGCCGTCGTCCTGGAGCTCTCTCGCCCGTTCGACGAGTTCGATGGGGCTCTGGTGACCATCGAGCCCGAGGGCGGCTCGCGGCAGCCGACGGGTGCCCCCGTCGTCGATTCGATCTGA
- a CDS encoding ferritin-like domain-containing protein, with protein sequence MGTREQELFDGEPVIQFDNEGDRRNFLKYAGMVGVGGLMALGGVACDDGGDTVTPTDGATGAAPTESQEPTVEATDDADAGAQVPESDLGILNYALTLEFLEADFYKRGIQAKAVSGREMELVKAIGAHEAAHVQALMQTIKDLGGKPVSAPGTKYPAGTFDSRDKFLATASTFEELGVTAYHGQVTKVKTPDILMAAASIAGVESRHAAVLANLIGNPPFPAPLEKSQSMQQVLKAAQPFIKG encoded by the coding sequence GTGGGAACGAGGGAGCAGGAACTTTTCGACGGCGAACCCGTCATCCAGTTCGACAACGAGGGGGATCGAAGGAACTTCCTCAAGTACGCGGGCATGGTGGGTGTCGGCGGTTTGATGGCACTGGGAGGCGTCGCCTGCGACGACGGCGGCGACACCGTCACACCGACGGACGGCGCGACCGGTGCCGCTCCTACGGAGAGCCAGGAGCCGACGGTCGAGGCAACCGACGACGCAGATGCTGGCGCGCAGGTGCCGGAGAGCGATCTCGGAATCTTGAACTACGCCCTCACCCTCGAGTTCCTCGAGGCCGACTTCTACAAGAGAGGGATCCAGGCGAAGGCGGTCAGCGGCAGGGAGATGGAGCTCGTCAAAGCGATCGGGGCGCATGAGGCCGCCCACGTGCAGGCTCTGATGCAGACGATCAAGGACCTAGGGGGCAAGCCCGTATCCGCTCCCGGCACGAAGTACCCAGCCGGCACGTTCGACAGCCGCGACAAGTTCCTCGCGACGGCGTCCACGTTCGAAGAGCTGGGGGTCACCGCCTACCACGGCCAGGTGACCAAGGTGAAGACGCCGGACATCCTCATGGCAGCGGCCTCGATCGCAGGTGTTGAGTCACGTCACGCGGCGGTGCTCGCGAACCTGATCGGAAACCCGCCCTTCCCGGCGCCCCTGGAGAAGAGTCAGAGCATGCAGCAGGTCCTGAAGGCCGCGCAACCGTTCATCAAGGGTTAA
- a CDS encoding ferritin-like domain-containing protein, with protein sequence MDRRSFLKGSAAVIPATVALQMLGGRWVFAQGSDFKDDVDVLNYALTLEFLEAEFYKQGLAKNLLSGAEGTLAKRIGADEQAHVVLLSDTIKKIGGKPVAAPKVDFGGAYKNRESFLKLAHVFENTGVQAYLGAAGFIKDKALLQAAAGIFGVEARHAAVIGDLLGLKAEGGVFMGNTETPKSKDEVLKAVKPFIKG encoded by the coding sequence ATGGACAGAAGGTCATTCCTCAAGGGCTCCGCTGCCGTCATCCCGGCAACGGTCGCTCTGCAGATGCTCGGAGGCCGTTGGGTCTTCGCGCAAGGGTCCGATTTCAAGGACGACGTCGACGTGCTGAACTACGCGTTGACCCTCGAGTTCCTGGAGGCCGAGTTCTACAAGCAAGGCCTGGCAAAGAACCTGCTGTCGGGTGCCGAGGGCACGCTGGCGAAGCGCATCGGCGCCGACGAGCAGGCACACGTCGTGCTCCTCAGCGACACGATCAAGAAGATCGGCGGCAAGCCCGTTGCTGCGCCGAAGGTCGACTTCGGAGGGGCCTACAAGAACCGCGAGAGCTTCTTGAAGCTCGCGCACGTCTTCGAGAACACCGGTGTGCAGGCGTACCTGGGAGCGGCTGGGTTCATCAAGGACAAGGCGCTGTTGCAGGCTGCGGCGGGGATCTTCGGCGTCGAGGCTCGCCACGCCGCCGTGATCGGCGATCTGCTCGGCTTGAAGGCTGAAGGCGGGGTCTTCATGGGCAACACAGAGACACCCAAGAGCAAAGACGAGGTGCTGAAGGCGGTCAAGCCCTTCATCAAGGGCTGA
- a CDS encoding NOB1 family endonuclease yields MMHEAAPGDLWVLRCRSCGDTFTTESDAERRCRSCGSEEVDLADEPLL; encoded by the coding sequence ATGATGCACGAGGCAGCGCCGGGCGACCTGTGGGTGCTTCGATGCCGGTCCTGTGGTGACACCTTCACGACCGAGAGCGACGCCGAGCGGCGTTGTCGTAGCTGCGGCAGCGAGGAAGTGGACCTGGCGGACGAGCCGCTCCTGTGA
- a CDS encoding D-isomer specific 2-hydroxyacid dehydrogenase family protein has protein sequence MKRAGVAIEPAASPDLRDAVERGGGHVVDVGVADALVWVDPADPHGLKELLRACPARWVQLPFAGIESFFAAGAIDTSRTWTCAKGIYGHSTAEHALALMLMAARRLNVHVSATSWTSPRGVGSGFGAAERRLANCTVVIVGTGGIGTALATMLQPLRARVIGVNRSGRPLAGAERSVRIESLGSVLPEADFVVLAAALTPETAGFIGPAELEAMKESAWLVNVARGALVHTDALVEALRSGEIAGAALDVTDPEPLPDGHPLWTLPNAVVTPHVANTWDMALPELTALVERNVVRFASGEELEGLVDPAAGY, from the coding sequence GTGAAGCGCGCAGGCGTAGCCATAGAGCCGGCCGCGAGCCCGGACCTGCGCGACGCGGTGGAACGCGGTGGGGGACATGTCGTCGACGTGGGCGTTGCCGACGCGCTGGTGTGGGTGGATCCGGCGGACCCTCACGGTCTGAAGGAGCTGTTGCGCGCTTGTCCGGCGCGCTGGGTCCAGCTGCCGTTCGCCGGGATCGAGTCTTTCTTCGCCGCTGGTGCGATCGACACCTCGCGCACGTGGACCTGTGCCAAGGGGATCTACGGGCACTCGACCGCCGAGCACGCGCTTGCGTTGATGCTCATGGCGGCGCGGCGGTTGAACGTGCACGTGAGCGCGACCTCGTGGACTTCCCCGCGCGGCGTTGGGTCGGGCTTCGGCGCCGCCGAACGCCGGCTTGCGAACTGCACCGTCGTCATCGTCGGAACCGGGGGCATCGGCACTGCGCTGGCCACGATGTTGCAGCCCCTGCGGGCGCGGGTGATCGGCGTCAACCGCTCGGGCCGGCCGCTGGCCGGGGCCGAGCGCTCCGTGAGGATCGAGTCGCTCGGAAGCGTGTTGCCGGAGGCCGACTTCGTCGTGTTGGCCGCGGCGCTCACCCCCGAGACGGCGGGCTTCATCGGGCCGGCGGAGCTGGAGGCGATGAAGGAGTCGGCGTGGCTCGTGAACGTCGCGAGGGGGGCGCTCGTCCATACAGATGCCCTCGTCGAAGCGCTCCGCAGCGGCGAGATCGCAGGCGCCGCGCTCGACGTGACGGACCCCGAGCCTCTGCCCGACGGGCACCCGCTCTGGACGCTGCCGAACGCAGTCGTCACGCCCCACGTCGCCAACACCTGGGACATGGCGCTCCCGGAGCTCACGGCGCTCGTGGAGCGGAACGTGGTGCGTTTCGCCTCGGGCGAGGAGCTGGAGGGGCTTGTCGACCCCGCAGCCGGGTACTGA
- a CDS encoding Hsp20/alpha crystallin family protein, which produces MRLGTIPNGRDVDDVFQRFFGSDLAGSTPGWSGFNVPTDVFHSGDKLVIRMDLPGVNPDDVEVTVQESTLLINGKRNFPYDAEGARFVRRGTFYGDFTQKVALGKGLDVEQISAHYDNGVLELTIPYSAEVQPKKISIQRGSEKALQN; this is translated from the coding sequence ATGCGTCTCGGTACCATCCCCAACGGGCGCGACGTCGACGACGTCTTCCAGAGGTTCTTCGGGTCCGACCTGGCGGGGTCGACCCCCGGGTGGAGCGGCTTCAACGTCCCCACCGACGTCTTCCACAGCGGCGACAAGCTCGTGATCCGCATGGACCTCCCGGGCGTGAACCCGGACGACGTCGAGGTCACGGTCCAGGAGTCCACGCTCCTGATCAACGGCAAGCGCAACTTCCCGTACGACGCCGAGGGTGCCCGGTTCGTGCGCCGCGGGACCTTCTACGGTGACTTCACCCAGAAGGTGGCGCTGGGCAAGGGCCTGGACGTCGAGCAGATCAGCGCGCACTACGACAACGGCGTGCTCGAGCTCACGATCCCGTACTCGGCCGAGGTTCAGCCGAAGAAGATCTCGATCCAGCGCGGGAGCGAGAAGGCGCTGCAGAACTGA
- a CDS encoding SAM-dependent methyltransferase yields the protein MTPPLERYLIERIESRGPMPFAAYMQLALYHPQLGYYASGGTRTGWNGDFVTSPELDPGFGQLWGRAFEEVWELCGAPARFDVIEIGPGEGGFAASVLESLSGACAAALQLRLIERVPQNEERQRRLLDRFANVSWHRSVAEAPATEAGCFFANEVLDNLPVHLVEARDGSLFEVCVTTDGRGLTTELRPPSNPELSRFLDRCGVELPDGHRFEVALAAESLVAHAATRFQRGAWIFIDYGEEAADAARRPKGTLVSYSSGGADDLSLSRPGEKDLTAHANWTSIRVAMTRARQIPIGPRPQREVLKNLGLDDLHTSLREEFARASSDGEGAVALKALSRRQALGALADPAGLGGFGVMAGIRGIPAPSFIVAEREETGPKAGLS from the coding sequence GTGACCCCGCCGCTCGAGCGATATCTCATAGAGCGCATCGAGTCGCGGGGCCCCATGCCGTTCGCCGCCTACATGCAGTTGGCGCTTTATCACCCGCAGCTCGGCTACTACGCGTCGGGTGGAACCCGGACCGGCTGGAACGGCGACTTCGTCACGTCGCCGGAGCTCGATCCCGGCTTCGGGCAACTCTGGGGTCGCGCCTTCGAAGAGGTGTGGGAGCTGTGCGGAGCCCCCGCGCGCTTCGACGTGATCGAGATAGGACCGGGAGAGGGAGGCTTCGCCGCCTCGGTGCTGGAGTCGCTGTCAGGCGCGTGCGCCGCCGCGCTCCAGCTCAGGTTGATCGAGCGCGTTCCCCAGAACGAAGAGAGGCAGCGGCGACTTCTCGACCGCTTCGCCAACGTCAGCTGGCATCGCTCGGTGGCCGAAGCCCCTGCCACCGAAGCCGGGTGCTTCTTCGCCAACGAGGTACTGGACAACCTGCCGGTGCATCTGGTCGAGGCGCGCGACGGGAGCCTGTTCGAGGTCTGTGTCACAACGGATGGGCGGGGCTTGACCACCGAGCTGCGACCGCCGTCGAACCCCGAGCTCAGCCGCTTCCTCGATCGCTGTGGCGTCGAGTTGCCGGACGGTCACCGCTTCGAGGTAGCGCTCGCCGCCGAGTCGCTGGTCGCGCACGCCGCGACGAGGTTCCAGCGCGGCGCGTGGATCTTCATCGACTACGGCGAAGAGGCGGCCGACGCGGCACGGCGTCCGAAAGGGACCCTCGTCTCCTACTCATCCGGAGGTGCCGACGACCTCTCTCTCAGCCGGCCCGGCGAGAAGGACCTGACCGCGCACGCGAACTGGACGTCGATCCGTGTGGCTATGACGAGGGCTCGTCAGATCCCGATCGGGCCGCGGCCGCAACGAGAGGTGCTGAAGAACCTCGGGCTCGACGACCTGCATACCTCCCTCCGTGAGGAGTTCGCCCGCGCATCCTCCGACGGTGAGGGCGCCGTCGCGCTGAAGGCCCTGTCACGACGGCAGGCGCTCGGTGCGCTCGCCGATCCGGCAGGCCTCGGGGGGTTCGGCGTGATGGCCGGCATCCGCGGGATCCCTGCGCCCTCTTTCATCGTCGCCGAACGCGAAGAGACCGGCCCGAAGGCCGGTCTCTCGTGA